The Bifidobacterium eulemuris genome includes a window with the following:
- the nrdD gene encoding anaerobic ribonucleoside-triphosphate reductase, producing MDAQVLENAVKTEQTVRNSAVLVEKRDGRIVDFDPLNIISAVKSAFEDLGKRIGPEEEKLVRGIADQIEGEIKERYAGPAKIEDIQNLVEHALIERHLYDVARNYTNYRLDRDIERAKATDVNEAVSRFINHDPTLIHENANKDSNVYATQRDLLAGAVSKAAAFNMLPPAVSNAHMKGDIHFHDADYSPFTAQSNCSLPNFWDMLANGFTLGNAPMASPKSIAIAATQITQIMKDVASSQYGGQTANRADEHLARYARKDYEKFLEEARETIPDGMPVEFARRQVENAKRNEPAKLHFGSREPLPMDTPFHTDVDELEQEREILAKIRTRKAIYDAMQTMEYQINSNRVSNGQTPFVTIGFGLGTDWFAREIQRAMLLNRIRGLGKEHHTAIFPKLVFTVKHGVNADPGDPNYDLKQLALESATKRMYPDVVFYENIVKITGSFKAPMGCRSFLQGWINPETGQDEEDGRMNLGVVTVNVPRIALESHGDKERFWKLFNERMEIAHQALQFRIMRCKQATPVNAPTLFRYGAFGRLGANDNIDQLFRGERATVSLGYIGLAEATAVFYGEHWIRDHGWDPEGKEFALSIVKRMNELCKQWSRAEDYHYSVYSTPAESLTDRFNRMDREKFGEVSGVTDHDFYTNSFHYPVWLQPTPMEKLNYEKDFPYYASGGFINYCEYPCLQDNPKALEAVWDYAYNIGIGYLGTNTPIDHCFECGFQGDFEPTEEGFKCPECGNSNPDKCNVTKRTCGYLGSPVQRPMVHGRHEEIAHRVKHMSGSTGKVVLDDGNTREWFEETK from the coding sequence ATGGACGCACAGGTTCTGGAGAACGCCGTGAAAACCGAGCAGACGGTGAGGAATTCCGCGGTGCTGGTGGAGAAGCGCGACGGTCGTATCGTCGATTTCGACCCGCTGAACATCATCTCCGCGGTGAAGTCCGCGTTCGAGGATCTGGGCAAGCGGATCGGTCCCGAGGAGGAGAAGCTCGTCCGCGGCATCGCCGACCAGATCGAAGGCGAGATCAAGGAGCGCTACGCCGGACCCGCCAAAATCGAGGACATCCAGAACCTCGTCGAGCACGCGCTGATCGAGCGCCATCTGTACGACGTGGCCCGCAACTACACGAACTACCGCCTCGACCGCGACATCGAGCGCGCCAAGGCCACCGATGTGAACGAGGCCGTCTCCCGCTTCATCAACCACGATCCGACGCTGATCCATGAGAACGCGAACAAGGACTCCAACGTCTACGCCACCCAGCGCGACCTGCTGGCCGGCGCCGTGTCCAAGGCCGCGGCGTTCAACATGCTGCCCCCGGCCGTGTCCAACGCGCATATGAAGGGCGACATCCACTTCCACGACGCCGACTACTCCCCGTTCACCGCGCAGTCCAACTGCTCGCTGCCGAACTTCTGGGACATGCTGGCCAACGGCTTCACCCTCGGCAACGCGCCCATGGCCTCCCCGAAGTCCATCGCCATCGCCGCCACGCAGATCACCCAGATCATGAAGGATGTGGCCTCCAGCCAGTACGGCGGCCAGACCGCCAACCGCGCCGACGAGCATCTGGCCCGCTACGCCCGCAAGGATTACGAGAAGTTCCTTGAGGAGGCCCGCGAGACCATTCCCGACGGCATGCCGGTGGAGTTCGCCCGCCGCCAGGTGGAGAACGCCAAGCGCAACGAGCCCGCCAAGCTGCATTTCGGCTCCCGCGAGCCGCTGCCGATGGACACGCCGTTCCATACGGATGTCGACGAGCTGGAGCAGGAGCGTGAGATCCTCGCCAAGATCCGCACCCGCAAGGCCATCTACGACGCCATGCAGACCATGGAATACCAGATCAACTCCAACCGCGTGAGCAACGGCCAGACCCCGTTCGTCACCATCGGCTTCGGTCTGGGCACCGACTGGTTCGCCCGCGAGATCCAGCGCGCCATGCTGCTCAACCGCATCCGCGGCCTCGGCAAGGAGCATCACACCGCGATCTTCCCGAAGCTCGTGTTCACTGTCAAGCACGGCGTGAACGCCGATCCGGGCGACCCGAACTACGATCTGAAGCAGCTCGCCCTCGAATCCGCCACCAAGCGCATGTATCCGGACGTGGTGTTCTACGAGAACATCGTCAAGATCACCGGCAGCTTCAAAGCGCCGATGGGCTGCCGTTCCTTCCTGCAGGGCTGGATCAATCCCGAAACCGGCCAGGACGAGGAAGACGGCCGTATGAACCTCGGCGTGGTCACCGTCAACGTGCCTCGCATCGCCTTGGAATCCCACGGCGACAAGGAGCGCTTCTGGAAGCTGTTCAACGAGCGTATGGAGATCGCGCACCAGGCTCTGCAGTTCCGCATCATGCGCTGCAAGCAGGCCACGCCGGTCAACGCGCCTACCCTGTTCCGCTATGGCGCCTTCGGCCGCCTCGGCGCGAACGACAACATCGACCAGCTCTTCCGCGGCGAGCGCGCCACCGTGTCGCTGGGCTACATCGGCCTGGCCGAGGCGACCGCCGTCTTCTACGGCGAGCATTGGATCCGCGACCATGGCTGGGATCCGGAAGGCAAGGAGTTCGCGCTGTCCATCGTCAAGCGCATGAACGAGCTGTGCAAGCAGTGGAGCCGTGCGGAGGACTACCATTACTCCGTGTACTCCACGCCCGCCGAGTCCCTGACCGACCGATTCAACCGTATGGACCGCGAGAAGTTCGGCGAGGTGTCCGGCGTGACCGACCACGACTTCTACACCAACTCCTTCCACTATCCCGTGTGGCTGCAGCCCACCCCGATGGAGAAGCTCAACTACGAGAAGGACTTCCCGTACTACGCTTCCGGCGGCTTCATCAACTACTGCGAGTACCCGTGCCTGCAGGACAATCCGAAGGCGCTCGAGGCCGTGTGGGATTACGCCTACAACATCGGCATCGGCTATCTGGGCACCAACACCCCGATCGACCACTGCTTCGAATGCGGCTTCCAGGGCGACTTCGAGCCGACCGAGGAGGGCTTCAAGTGCCCTGAGTGCGGCAATTCCAACCCGGATAAGTGCAACGTCACCAAGCGCACCTGCGGCTATCTCGGCTCTCCGGTGCAGCGCCCGATGGTGCACGGCCGCCATGAGGAGATCGCCCATCGCGTCAAGCATATGAGCGGCTCCACCGGCAAGGTGGTGCTGGACGACGGCAACACCCGCGAATGGTTCGAGGAGACCAAGTGA
- the nrdG gene encoding anaerobic ribonucleoside-triphosphate reductase activating protein, which produces MTKRRDFAAGETGRGPSIPSGGFANDPRAGQWDGRRMSKRMIADYKTFIVTDGEGVRNSLYVSGCPFHCVECFNASIWDFQAGHEYTQALEDRIITDLAQPWVQGITFLGGEPMLATPVLVPLARRIRREFGHTKDIWSWTGYTWEELMREGETPDKRELLELIDILVDGRYLKPQHDSLLQFRGSANQRILDVPKSLAAGEPVIWAKLHDQERFIPEIYGKDRAAGEGQQAS; this is translated from the coding sequence GTGACCAAGCGCCGCGACTTCGCGGCCGGCGAGACAGGGCGCGGCCCCTCCATTCCCAGCGGCGGATTCGCCAACGATCCGCGCGCCGGGCAGTGGGACGGCCGCCGCATGTCCAAGCGTATGATCGCCGACTACAAAACCTTCATCGTCACCGACGGCGAAGGCGTGCGCAATTCGCTCTACGTCTCCGGATGCCCGTTCCACTGCGTGGAATGCTTCAACGCCTCCATCTGGGATTTCCAGGCGGGGCACGAGTACACGCAGGCGCTTGAGGACAGGATCATCACCGATCTGGCCCAGCCTTGGGTGCAGGGCATCACCTTCCTCGGCGGCGAACCCATGCTCGCCACACCGGTGCTGGTGCCGCTCGCGCGCCGCATCCGCCGTGAATTCGGCCACACCAAAGACATCTGGAGCTGGACCGGCTACACGTGGGAGGAGCTGATGCGTGAGGGGGAGACCCCCGACAAGCGTGAGCTGCTCGAACTCATTGACATCCTCGTGGACGGCCGCTACCTGAAGCCTCAGCACGACTCGCTGCTGCAGTTCCGCGGCTCCGCGAACCAACGCATCCTCGACGTGCCGAAATCGTTGGCTGCGGGGGAGCCAGTGATCTGGGCCAAACTGCACGACCAGGAGCGGTTCATCCCCGAAATCTACGGCAAGGATCGCGCCG